In Cygnus atratus isolate AKBS03 ecotype Queensland, Australia chromosome 14, CAtr_DNAZoo_HiC_assembly, whole genome shotgun sequence, the DNA window TCTGCAACTCCCATGGCTGGCAAGAGGGGAGCTCCTGTCCATCAGAGAGGAGCTGACGGATAATGCAGTGCCCAAAGCACAGCAGTACCCGGCACAGAGCCCAAGGGAACAGCCCTGCAAAATCCCACAGCCCATCgagccagcagctccttgcCCCAGGTGCTGAAGCAGCTTGCAGCACGCTGCCTGCCCGCCCCGAATGCAGGGGAAATGCTGGTCACTCACCTCTCCAAAACCGCCCTTGCCTAGCACACGGTACTGGCGGAAAGTGTTTTTGGTCACTGGCTGCCTGCAAGGCAAAGGAAACTGGAGTGAGATGGGAGCAGGAagagagcaggagctgaagcCCAAACCACCCCCATGCCCTGAGTCTGGGGGTCACCCTGAAGCCCCCACTGAAGCAGACCTTGCTTCCCTGCAAGGCTGGGGCAGCCAGTGGAGGCTGTCTGTGCCAATACGGGCCCTGAAGGAGAGGGcccagcaggggaaggagctcTGGGGACCCCTCAGGCAGCCCGTGTGCTGCAGGCTCAGGTCTCCCAGCGAGGCAGCATTACCGTTCCAGCCATTTCCACTGCAGGAAGCGGTTGAAGTACAAGCTGTCGAGGTAGTCGGCAAAGGGAGCCACACTCAGGTAGTCGTGGATAAGCCTAGGagagagcagagccaggaagGCTGGTGAGGGCTGCTCACGGCTGCAGGGCAGACGGCGGTGCAAGGAGAAGAGCCCCGAGAGCCCGGTCACTTTGCCATCCCCTCACCCAACCCAGGGCTGAATCACCCTGCACAGCCCTGGCCCAAAAGCCCACCCTCTGCACTGAGGCTTGATGCAAAAGGAAGGTGTGTTGGAGACACGACTGGGACAGAGGTAGTGCCCTGGGACTAGGCTGGCACTGGTAACTGCGGCCTCTCAGCACCAGCTCAGGCCGTGGGACTAAGGGGGATGATAGGGCTCTGCAATTCCCCCTGCTCACAGGGCAAACGCACGCACACGGCTGTAATCAGCTGCCGAAAACTGCTAGCAACACTCAGCACCGGGCGCCGAGCCATTCAGTTTCAGATGAATATCCAGCACAATGGCCACAGGGGATCCCGCTCGGGAGAGCTGACTGCCTCACAGGctggtgccagggctgcccagCAGAGTAAAAAAGCCTTAGACACAGTGTCTAGACTGGAGACATGCATCAAGGCGAAGCGGATGGGCTCTTCCCCTTTCAGAGCTTGCCAAGAGAAGGCAGGGCCCAGCCCGGAGGCTCTGCATTCAGACAGCGACACCAGTTACCACACACGGAGCTAACGCTCCCCAGAAGACTGCAGCAAAGCCATTGCCACAGCCCTGGGTTAGGCAACGCGCTCCTGCCGCTGCTCGGGGAGGGGTGGGGGCCGCCAGCCCCGTTTCCCTAACAGCTTCCTCTTCGCACCCGGAGCCAGGACCTCGGTCACCGATTCTGCGATGAGTCAAGGGACCAGAAGTGACCTTAGATCCCCGTAGCGACGGCCTCCGTAATCTACCTGCAGCTCTATCTGTGGCCAGCGGGAGGGGACAGCTGGCACCGCAGCAGTCAGCTCTGCGCCACTGCTTCCTACCAGCGCCAGGCACGAGACCAGAAACAGCACGGCCAGACTCTGAGGCTTGCTGAGACGGTGTCTTCCCAAAGGGCAGCTCAGACCCGCGGCGAACCGAGAGGAGCGACAAAGGTCCCCGCAGCAGTTTGTGGCTCTCAGAGCCCACAGGATCTCGTCGCGTTTGTTTTCCTGGAGCTGTGTTGCAAACCACTAGCCCCGAACTCGCCCGGCCCACACAGTCCCAGCCCTAACACCAGCTCTTGGTTTCCTGGAGGAAGGGAGCGGGGTGGACGAGGTGAGCTCCCCGCAGCACCACCGCCGGGCCCACAACGTACTTGGTGGATTCCTTGAAGAGCTCCTTGGAAGGTTCCTGCTCCAGCCGCTCGCAACAGGCATCCACCAGCTGGGAGGGGACTTCAGGCACATGGTCCTCGCTCTGGGGACGAAGGGAGCGGGTCAGACAcagtgagcagagcccaggggtCCTGCCGGGAAGGGGAAGCCCACAGAAACAGCACCCACGTGCCCACCTGCTTTAGCAGCAGTGggaaaagcagcacatttttACTCGTCAGGTGGTGGGGTGGACTTTGCCCCcaccctcctgcccagcaccgCGGCAGGATGTGGGCGATGACAACTGTCAGCCTCCCAGCTGTTCCACCACGGCAGGCAGCAAACCCGGTCCTCTCACTCACCTTTGGCTTCAGGTACTTCTCGATCAGGTGCTGCCCGCATTCCTTCCGCTTCTCGTCCGGAGCCACCTCGTACCCGGCCTGCACAGAGCAAACACCGTCGGGGGCAGGCCCAGCAGGAACCGGGCCCTGCTGCCAGGCGACGGCAAGGCCCTGCCCCAGAACCAGATCCCCGGCAAACACCAAGGCCCAGCCCCATCTGGGAGACACGGCAGCTCCCGGGAAAGCCCTCCTGGCCCAAAGGACCCGGCCATGGCCCCAGGTGGCCAGGAAcgccccagcctccccccgcGGAGCCCGAGGGGCCCGGCCCTTACCACGGCGTCCAGGAACTTGACGCAGCGCGACAGCTCGGGGCGCGTCTCGCAGAACTGCCGGAACAGCGTGCGCCCGATGGGCTGCCTCTCGCACAGGCTGTGGTAGTCCCGCTCTGCAAACGGGGACAGACAGGGTCAGGGCGGCCGCCCGGCGGGCTGCTCGTGGGCCTCGTCAGCCCGAGAATCCCGGGAGAGGGAACTCAAGGACTAAAGGCTGCCACGACTGAGCTTTCACGGCCCCCTGCGGAAGGTGTTCCCTCAGAGAggctccagctgctctgctgtacGGTCTCCCCAGCTCATTTTGAGGAAGGGATCTCCGTATCTCCCCTCGATCCCCTCCCCATGGAGGACCGGCAGAAACACAACTTTTTGGGGCCCTGAGGAACACCCTGAGCTTGTTTTGAGGCAGACCCATGCCCAAGCCCAGGCTTGCTCTGATGACTCCTGAGCCGCTCCGCTTCCCCAAGGCCCTGCTGAGAGTGGCGGGGCCAAAATGGGGGAACCACTTCCAGAGGTGTCCTGGTAGCACTGCACCCTGGCCCCACTGTTTGTACCTCAGGTCCCACCGCCCTCTGCAGCTGGGTTTCCCCTGCTGACTCCTCCTAGCCCTCTCCCTGAGGTATTTTGAACCAGGCACAAACACCTTTGACTATCCAGAGCgcttccagctgtttttttccctttctaacaGTTAAATACTGTTTAATCACGGACCAGAACAGAAGAACCACTGCCCTGGAGGGCCACGGGCTGCCTGGGACTGGACGTGCAGCCACTCAGCACCTCAGGGTGCCCTACACCCTCGTGCAAGGGCACTCACAGCTCCCCAAACACACCTCAGAGCGGTGCTTCCAccctcttcctcccttcccctgccaaaTTACTGCAGTGCTACGGTCGGAGAGCTTTCCCTGAGACCTGCCCTATACTGCAGCACCCGGCCAGGGCCCAGCACCTTCCTCAGCACCCGTCAGCCCCTCACCCTGCCCTGGGCGGCCCCTGCATGCTGCCCGGTGCGGGGTGCTGCCGCCTTCCTTTGCCGGCGTTGCAGTTTGTCCCGAGGAAGCCGCGGCTTCCTGGCGGTGCTCAGCGTGCGGGGAGGCTGCCGTGGGGGCGGGGGCCGCTTCGCCAGCTCGGCCGCCCCGGCTGGTTCCCTCGTCTGCAGGGGAAGGAGTTCCCCTTGGGAGCTCGGGGCCGCTGGGATGGGTTCGGGGCTGCCCAGGCGCACCGCAGGGTGCTGGCGGTGCCCAACGGCCGGCGCTGCTGCCGGCGGCCAGCCCCACCGCAACCCCGCCGAGGGTCCTGCAGAGGAAGCGAGCGTGTCTCTGGTGGGCTGCgaggggaaaacaaagggaaaacaaagcactgcagctgctcagagaCCTGTGTGTAGGGATCGGGGCCGCCTCTCAATGGGGAAACCGAAAGAGGCAGGCAGAGCGCTTCTCTCGTGCCTCCGCAGGGGGAAGTGGGGGCATGGGTGGTGACAGCCGCAGGCTGGGAGGGATCTGCCTGCGGAGCATCGCAAGCATCACCGTCCTGGACAGTGGGACGGCAAAAACGGGCAGACCACCAGCACCCACCGCCAGCAGATGGGTGGTGTAACGAAGCTGAGCTTCAGTGCTGGAACAGGTATCATGGCACCCACAGGATGCgtgcagaggaggaagaatcTGACAGAGCGGccagaaaagcacaaagaggTCGGGGCGGCCAAGACGAGAGCTGCAAGGACAGCTCGCACCAGAGGTGCCCTCAGTGCTCAGGACCTGCTCCGAGAGGCGGCCGGCAGCAAACCAAGTCCAGAGTCTCTGACTGCAGTGGCTGCGAAGCCAGCCCGGGGAAGGTGGCTGCGGGCTGGGAGGTGACAGCGTGCAGGACGGAAGTCATTAAGCCAGGTGCTGCAGTCCCACGTGCCTTCAGACGGAGCCACCCATCTCCTTGGGGCTACCAGCACCTGGGACACCCGGGCAGTGCAGAACCGGGGACGGGAGCTGCGGGCGCGTCCCAAACCCAGGCAGCCCAGTGACACCCACCCTGAACCAAAGCCAACGCTGTGCCGCTCTGCAGCTGGTGGCTGAGTCTGGAGCGACAACTTAAACAAGCTCTCCCCTTCCCAGAACGGAGAGCATTCCCACCCTTCAGCTCCCCAAACAATTCCACATGATGTCAGGACCAAACCTGCTGCACAAACAACATTAAACCCATGAAGAGTACAAAGTGCAAAATTAAAAGGACAGGCCTAGCCCTGCCCATCTGCACAATTCTTATCCATATGGCGCAGCAAGAACCCAGTTCTGCCCGAGTAAAGCTGCTCTGTTAGAAGCTGAGGGCTCAATCCCAGCCGGGCAGCCCAGAGGATGCTACCAGGAACTTTGTAACTTGTGCAAAGGCACCCGTGAGCAACGCTCCAAAGCTCTGCAGCACCGAGCAGGTCTGTTTGCACCGAGAAGGGGGCAGACCTCTGCTGAAGCTTGTCACGGTCTAGGTTTGTGGGCAcatcaacagcagctgggacttACCTACTTGTTGTTTCTTCCCTCCAAACGATGTGGGAAACCCAGCCAGGATTTGGCCCACACGTGCCCCGTTGCACACCCCTGACCCTCACACGAGTCGAGTGTGTTCAGGTGTGCCCAGCTCCGGCAGCGCAGTGCCCAAAGAGACCCCCTGGCCCCGGGCGCTCGCCCCCCGTCCCGACCCCGCAGCCGGGGCGCTGCCCAGCTCCCACTGCTCACCGAGGGCTTGCCGGAGATCCTCGCAGAGGCTGATGTGGGGGAACTGCAGCATCTGGCGCCATTTCTTGCTCTTGCCCTTCCGGTTTCCGCCACCACCTGCAGGGCACACAAATTCGGGGCCATGAGGGATGAAGGAGGGGCGTCCtgccgcagcagcagccaccctgtGTCCATCCCAGGCAGGGCCCGGCGGTACCACCGCCTCCTGGGGTCAGAACGGAGCTGGAGCCGCTGCTGAGTGCCGGAGGGGCCGGGCAGACCGCCCGCTCTGGCTGCTCAGAAGGCAGAACCAAGTCACAGGCGGTACCACTGAGGCCTTTCCTCCCGATGCTTCAGCTACTCGTGTTTGAGATGGGAAAACGAAGGCGGAGGGCGGGGTGCCTACAGCCCCAGGTCACCCCGTGCCTTGGCTCCCGGGCCTGTCCTCAGGACCTGCGCATAACGAAGCACCTTTCGAGGCCAAGCCCTGCTCGGTGTGAAGCTCCCCGCCGCCAGTTTCCTGCCGTGGTTCCGATGCTCATGCCACCTACTCACTCCAGGCTGATTGCTTACTCCAGGGAGGGGCTCGCAGAGAAAGGACACGAAGCTGGGAGACAGGAATTCCTGCTCTAATCCCGGCTCCACAGACAGCTCGCTGCATTGCCCCGGGCTCATCGCTTCGGTTTCCCAGCTGTGAAGTGGGGACACTCCCACCGCTCTCCCGAGATAAGCCAGCCTCCCAAAAGCAAGATCCAACAGCCAGATATGACTCGCGCTTCAGGTGCTGGAGTAAGTGCCCAGCGCTGCAGGACAGGGTGGGAAAGCTTCTAGATAGACCAAAAGATTTACATCACAGCAAGCGCCGAGGACTGAAACACGCCGGATCGCTCGGATCAGCCGACCTCCAGGGATCCTGTGTGCCCTCTTTGGCAAGGCACTAAGCCGCCCCGCTGAGTGGGGCCAAAGGCACGGCTTTCCGAAATCAGTGTTGACCACCATTTACCAGCCCTTGAGAAACAGTTTCATAAGACGTTCCTCCGCCGCAGATGCAATTCGGCCCCGTCCCCGAGGTCCGGGCTCCCGGCACCCGGCAGCAGGGGAGGCACCGGGGGGCCAGGGGGATGCCGCACGGCCCCGGGGAGCTGCGCTGCAtctgccccccagcagcagccgggcTGCACGACCGTACGCGCTCAGGAAGGAAGTGACTCAAGGGTATGCAGGGGTGGAAGAAACCAGCAGCGCAGACACCTTCTCGTCAGCCACGGCTTGCGGCCGCGGAAAGGACAGGGATGGCTAGTGTGCGAGGGCACGGGAGGGTAAGCCACCCGCGGCCCCGTAGGCACGGAAGgaagggcagagctgtgccccGTAACGCCCCGGGGATGCGGGTCTGCACCTTGCGGCCTGctgtggagggaaggaggctcCAGTGCCTCTCGTGCGTGgctccccccccggccctgcggGCGATGCAGCAAAGAGCTGAGCGGGGAACTCGCACCCCGAGCGCCTCCGTGCTCAGCGCCCTCGTTTTGGGGACAGGGCAAGCCCGGAGCTCACCGCAAGGGCGTTTTCAGGGCTCGGTGACATCTTGTCGCCGGGCTGTTGAAGCCAGCAGAAAGGGAGGACAACGGAGGAGGGCTCCTCCGCCTTCCCTGGGCCAAACTCTCCTGGGGTTCCCTTCCTCACGGCAGCACCTCTTGGGGCCCCGGCACCACCAGGATGTCCCAGCACACTGCGGGTGCTGATGGCACCACCGGAGCCAGGCTCCCGCCCACCCGCGTGAGGCTGGGTCTCACGTCCCAAGGTCCCAACGCCGCCGTTGGGCTCCGTCTGCGTTCGGCGTCGCCTGCACCGGCGCCCAGATCCCCGCTTCCCGCTGCCGTGCCGGAACCGTCTCCCTGAAGTCCAATTTTCGGGCAGCTCGGAGTCGCCTCTGCCCGGGCGATTTTAATTtcgctgctccctgctgctcagaTCTCACCCCCAGAGCCTCTCGCTAGGTTTTAGCGGGTCCCTCGGGACCGAGGATTGCCCGGTCTGCACGCCGTGGGCTCAGCACCGCGGGGACCGGACTCCCCCCGTGCCCTGCGGGTCCTGCCGAACTCCCCGGTGCCCGGCTGAACCGGAGCTCTGCTGACTGCTGCAGAGCCCGCGGAGCTCCCGGTCCCCCCGGTAAGCCGGGAGGAGGCTCGGAGGCTGGGAACGGCCTCGACCCCGGGGACCGGCAGGAGGAGGCCAGGGGCCGCACAGACCCGGGGCAGGGCAGCCTCCGGGATCGGCGAGGCCGCTCCCCGTGCACTGGAGGGGCTCAGGACCCCCCGGAGGGGCTCAAGATCCCCCCGGAGGGCCGCATGCCCGCAGGCAccgggggtgctgagcaccgGTGCACCGAAGGGCACCGAGCTCCGGGGCTTCGTGCAGGGCAGGgcgccctgcagcagcccccgcCGGGCCCGTTACCTCGCCGGTAACCCCCCCCCGGTTACCGCCCCGGTCCGGGCGGTGCCGCCACGGGCACGGGTCCCCCCGGGAGGGCCCGGCCGGAGCCGGCGGGGCTCAGCCCGCCCTGCCGCCGATCGGAGCCGCCGCGGTGCCCGCGGGGGGGGAACCGAGGACAGGCCCGGGACCGGCGGCAgcccggggagcggcggcggctcctcccCGGTTCCCGGAGGCGGCACCCGGTAGCCCCGGGGCAGGCTCCGCCGGGGCTCCCCACACCCCACCCGGCACCGGCCGCGGGCGGCCCCgtccctgcccgccccgcggTCCCCTCCCCGCTGCGGGAACCGAGAAGAGGGGACCGGCCCGGTACCGGCTCCTCTCACCTTCACGGGCCTTAAGCAGGACGGTGTTGGCGACGATGTTCTCCAGCTCCATGGGCCcgggcgccgccgcctcccgcccggctccgcgccgctccccgccggcaCCGATCGCgtcccggccgccgccgccgcctccccccccccctcccgcccgccccggccgccgccgccgccgcgctccgcccCCCGCGGCCCAGCCCGCCAATCGCTGCCCACGCTCCTCCCGCGCCGCGCTCCCATTGGCccgcctccctcctcctccccctcccccccaggaAGCCTCGCCCCCGCCGCTGCGCCGCTGCACTCCCGTTGGCCCGCGGCGGGCGGAGGTGTGAGGGGGCGGGGCGGAGAGGGGGAAGAGCGCGTCGCGCGGCGGTCATTGGTGGAGGCCGGCAAGGGGGCGGGGCCGGGTGCTGACTGGAGGTAGAGCTGTCAGTCGGAGAGCGCAGCCGCAGCGCCGGGCGGGGATTGGGCAAGCGGCAACGGTGCCCACCACAAGAAGGTCCCGCCTACCCCGGGCTTTGATTGGGTTGAGAGCTGCCACTCTGTGGAGGAGTGGGTGGTGATAGGGGCGTCGCGTAGGGGGCGGGGCTAAGAGGGTATTTATAAGGGGGTGCGGGCACGGGGGGCTGGCACACGGCGGTGGGCGGGTTGCAGGCTGGGTTGGGGGCGGTGTCGCTCTGCACATGTAGGGCGGTGCCAGCTCCGgccctgtgctcagccccaCCGGTCAGTGCTTTAGGAAGAGCCTTGGGTTTCTCTTCCAGTTGGcctgggtgctgccctgccGGCTTCCGTCCTGCTGGGGCTCGGTTCTGTGCCCTTTGCGTGCCCTTTTCACGCCCAAGCGCCTTTAGGGCTTGATTAAGTGCTGCTCCTGGAGGCTTCTTCCCTCTACTGATACGCTCTAGAAGCCTTTCCTCGTGGCGCTTCCGGTAGCAGGGGCTCTTCCCACCCAGGGAAAGCTGCAGCCTGGGAGACCAGTCCTGCCCGCTCCCCTCAGTGCCCCCACAAGCACACCGTGAGCTCTGCCCCTGCGTGCTCCCCGTGCTCCTTCCACCCAGGCCCTGTGGCAGGTCTCTCCTCTAGCAGCTCTGCCGGTAGGAGCCAGCCCAGGGCCCCTCTGCTCCGTGCAGGCAGGAAAAGGTTCCTGTTCTCGTTATCTCCCCCGATAACAAGACAAATTGCGCGGGCAGCGAGTGCTTGCGAGAACCTGCAAGGGCCGTGCTCTGCCGCGTCCTCCAGGCTCTGCCCGCGGTCGGGCGCTGCAGCGTTTGGCCGTGATCCCCGGCCATAAGAGCAGTGGGGTGCTCTGCCCCGCCGTACTGCGGCGGCGATCTCCCGTGTCAGCCTGCCACGGCGGGATGAGGTCACGCTGAGCGCGTTCTTCTTTTAgagctcttttccttttaaaggtgGCATATGCTTATTTTGAGCCGCAGATGCAATGACTTTGTTTTCGTGCGTCTGCACGCTCACCCCTGAAGTGCAGCTTTCAGTTTCCTCCTAGCTGGCATTTTGCAGCACCGCGGGCAGGCGTTGCTGCCCGCAGCACGGTGTCGGAGCACGCACGAgggtcccggtgccccccagcaGAGCCGGTGGCAGCCCGGCTGGAGGGGGAGAGGGCTGCAAACCCACGCGTGTCACAGCGCAGGgtaataattcaaaaataatcttGACAAATCAGAGAAACAGCATGACAACACAGGATGCGGTTCAATGCCGACAGGCGCAGGTACTGCACGGGGGCAGGAATAATCGGTGCTCGCAGGGGAATTGTTCTCCCGGCAGTGCCTGTGTCTCAGCAGCTCGCCAGCTGAGCAGAAATAAGGGTCGTGCTGTGGGGGGTAAAGCAGTCCTCGAACAAACTTTGAATGGAAAGGGACATggaggggatggggcagccTGCTTGGCCTGCCTGCCGTGGGTTGCGATGCGCATCCTGCTGTGTCTCTCCCTGGCTGTGCACCCCTCACGTGCCCTACCCCGGGTATTTTTAGCCGCAAAGTGCTGGTTAATTGTGAAAAGGCGAAAGGCCGGCCGCAGGAGGGGAAGCAGGCAGTGGCGATAGGGGCAGCTCCTTCCGTCCAAACCATGCCAGTGCCGGGCCCGATCCCACAGCATCCCCATGGGGAGTGGGGCCGTGCCTGGCGATGGTGCCACACGCCGACCCGACCGGGGCCACCTGCCCCTCACCACCCGAGTGCCCGCATCCCTTGCTGGTCCCCGGGGCTGGCCTGGGGCCGGCGTTCCTCAGGATCCGGCTCCCAGGCGCCGGCGGCTGTTTTTAGCCGAGTGAAAGTTTGATGTTTTGAGATTTTCTATTTTGAGCTGCGAAGCTGGAGAAGTCGAGGCGCCTCTGACCCCTGCGTGTCTGCGCagagcagcggggccgggctggccTGCCGAGCACGGGCACTGCCCATGGGGGCTGTGGTTGCCCCCGGTCTTCACCCCACAATTGCCCCCTCGTGCCCCAGGCCGTGAGGCAGTGTGTTTCTGCATGGCCCCATCTCCTGCACTCTCCCAGGAGAGGACggcctctcctcctgcagcgaGATCCTGCTGAAGCCCCCGAACAGGCAGTAGGgtgtcctgccccagcccagcacccctcATGCCCccatggcatggcacagctcCATGCTGGAGAGGACAGCCTGGGGAGCCCTGGTGGAGGCACTGGGCCGATACTGGGATGCTGTGTGGCACGACCAGCTCAGCCCAGCACCCATGGTGCTGCCACATGAGGGTTTTGTGTCCCACACAGCAGCCACAGGGTCTGTCCCTGTGCTTTATATGAGGATGCTTGGGGCCAAATGCATGCAGAGGAGCTGGAGTTTGCTTGTTCTTGGGCAAATCCAGCCAGCTCAGGCTGTCCCTGCCTGGTGGGGGGGCAGGGAGCGCTGGCACTCACCAGAGGTGCCACACGAGTTGTCACCTCTGACGGGTCACCCATGCTGGAAGAGGTGGCAGGGGGAAATGGGACAACCTGGGAGAGGAACAGGGCTGCGTGCCCACAGGGGCAGCTCACCAGGCTCCTGGGAGGCAGACACCAGCCCCGGGTGTGCAATCTGTCCTTTTTTATTCACCCTCCTGCAACATCCTGCATTTCTGAAAGTACCTCGAGGTCAGgatcagcagcacagccctccgTGTCCCAGCTGTCCGTCCTGGGGGGCTCTAGGAGCCGTgccggccgggggctgccaggAGCCTGCGGAAAGCGGCACGGAAATCCCTGTTGAAGACGGTGTAGATGACGGGGTTGAGGCTGCTGTTGCAGTAGCCGATCcagaagaagaaactgaagaggGGCTTGGAGACGCGGCAGCCCTCCCCGCACACGGCCTCCAGGCTGTAggtgaagaagaaagggaaCCAGCAGAGCACGAAGGCCCCGATGACCACGGCCAGCACGATGGTGAAGCGCCGCTCCCGCACCCGCACCAGCCGCCGCCGGCACAGCGACACGCTGTGGTGCTGGCTCCGGCGCCGCCGGCCCGGTGCCGCGGCCCAGGACGCCCTCCTGCTCGCCTCCCCAGGGCACGGCACCGAgccgcggcgggcggcgaggACAGCGGCGTTCCTGCGCGTGGTGAGGCGGTAGATGCGGCAGTAGACGGTGACCATGACAAGGCAGGGGGCGAAGAAGGAGGCGACGCAGGAGGCCAGCACGTACCACGTCTCGTCGCTCAGCTCGCACTCCCGCGCCCGCGGCCGGGCCTTGAAGAGGGGCGGCAGGGCCACCAGGGCGGCCGTGGCCCACACGGCCCCGATCATCCCCTTGACGCGGCCGGGGCTGCGCCGCAGGTTGAGCCGGGCCGCCCGGGTGACGGCCCAGTAGCGGTCGAGGCTGATGGCGCAGAGGTGCCCGATGGAGGCCGTGCAGAGCAGCACGTCCAGCGCCAGGTAGAGGCTGCACCACAGGCTGCCGAAGTACCAGTAGCCCATCACCTCGTTGGCCAGCGAGAAGGGCAGGATGAGGACGGCCACCAGGATGTCCGCCGAAGCCAGGGACACCAGGAAGAGGTTCTGCGGGGCGCGCAGGGCCCGGCTGGTGGAGACGGCCGCCACCACCAGCGCGTTGCCCAccagcgtggccagcaggacgGCGAGGACGGCCAGCAGGATGAGCCCCGTGGCCGCCGGGCCGTGCGGGGGGCTGCCGGCGTGGCTGCCGTTACCGGAGGCATTGGGGAGGGTGCCGGCGGCCTCCATGCtggcccggccccagcccctctggTGGCTGAATCCCCATGGGGCTGCCCCCCGCTGCGTGCTCCCCGCTCACCGCAGCCTCTCGCCGCTCGGCCCCTCCATCACCGACCGCCCAGGCGTCCTGGCCACCGCGGCTCCTGATCTGACCCGGTCCGGCGGGGCAGAACCGGTGTCCCCCAGCCCGCTGCCTTCGTGCTGTCCCCACAACAGCCGGCAGCGGCTCGGCGGCAGCCCCGCTGGCTCGGGCAGCCCGTTTcgtcccagccctggggaggagggagggcgggaagcagggagggagggacggcCGGACGGCTGCTATCTCTGGCAGGAGCCCAAGCATCTGTGGGCAGTGGGAGAAGCAGTTCTTGCCAGTGCTTAAAGAGCTCCGGCCAGGGTCACCGGGAGGGTGGTGGGCtcgtgctgtggggctggggcactgcgctgtggtgctgtgccagcatccTGCTGAGCCCCAACCCGCAGCACCTCTCTGGCTGCCCTATGCCGTGTCCAGCTCACCAACACGCTGCCGTGACACTGGGCGATGTGACACCAACCCTGTACCACCGGCTCAGCCCTCTGGGGACgagggaggtggaggaagaTGCTTGGTGCTCCCCCAGTGCTGGGCACCCATGCAGCCCCGGGGCAGGCTGCGAGGCTGTGTGTGGGCGATGTACAGACACGGGTGCGGACGGCGGGCGTCCAGCAGGACttgcaggggcaggagctgaaGTCTCACACACCTGGGGCAGGCAGGTGAAGCCTCACACACCTGGGTGCTCGGCCTTTATTAGACACCAGCTGAACGGGGACACTGGAAACCAGCGCAGAGGCCAGGAGCCCGGTACCAACTAGAGGCGGGTGGCGCCGTgcgggggcaggcggggggAGCCCACCCGGACCGCGGGACCCGGCACCTCCTCGGGGTAGGAGAGCGCGGGGTtgtccagccccagcctggccttgtCGCGGGCTGCGCCCTCGCGCTCGTCCCAGCCCTCGGGGCTGCGGCAGCGGTCGGTGCAGCACAGCGCGGCGCGCGTGATGAGGTTGTCGAGCGGCTGCAGCGAGTGCATCCAGGCCGGGAGGAAGTCCCAGGTCTGCAGCCACTTGGGCAGGCGGCCGGGGCTGCGCGCCTGCAGCGCGTTCACCAGGCCCACGAAGAAGAGGAGGCCGAGGAAGGGGGCGCCCACCCCCACCAGCACCCGCCAGCCCGCCATGGAGA includes these proteins:
- the LOC118254509 gene encoding alpha-2C adrenergic receptor-like, encoding MEAAGTLPNASGNGSHAGSPPHGPAATGLILLAVLAVLLATLVGNALVVAAVSTSRALRAPQNLFLVSLASADILVAVLILPFSLANEVMGYWYFGSLWCSLYLALDVLLCTASIGHLCAISLDRYWAVTRAARLNLRRSPGRVKGMIGAVWATAALVALPPLFKARPRARECELSDETWYVLASCVASFFAPCLVMVTVYCRIYRLTTRRNAAVLAARRGSVPCPGEASRRASWAAAPGRRRRSQHHSVSLCRRRLVRVRERRFTIVLAVVIGAFVLCWFPFFFTYSLEAVCGEGCRVSKPLFSFFFWIGYCNSSLNPVIYTVFNRDFRAAFRRLLAAPGRHGS